In Kogia breviceps isolate mKogBre1 chromosome 9, mKogBre1 haplotype 1, whole genome shotgun sequence, a single window of DNA contains:
- the FIGNL1 gene encoding fidgetin-like protein 1 — translation MQVSSSRSVHLSEWQKNYFAITSGTCTSGEKADAYRAQILRIQYAWANSEISQVCAARLFRIYAEKYSAVIDSDSVETGLNNYAENILTLARSRQTDSDKWKSGLSINNVFKMSNVQEMMHAGRKSRDSLLAAADESVVIHRVAAVFDLPKYSICGGSGESDPLTTSAHGADRTKDFPEGSPSLKYPQNAQPLLATDTTKTCPAVSGPFGESATAKFHATPLFGNVKKENYNFLKANIGLSVFSSNQSCFPSGFENPREMKAFYGSGTIDALSTPVMNKAFSKTEDNGQREESSLPTFKTAKEQLWVDQQKKYHQPQRASGSSHGAVKKSLGASRSRGIFGKFVPPVPKQDAGGQGGGTQYKPHGAGAADPAHPVDERLKNLEPKMIELIMHEIMDQGPPVNWEDIAGVEFAKTTIKEIVVWPMLRPDIFTGLRGPPKGILLFGPPGTGKTLIGKCIASQSGATFFSISASSLTSKWVGEGEKMVRALFAVARCQQPAVIFIDEIDSLLSQRGDGEHESSRRIKTEFLVQLDGAATSSEDRILVVGATNRPQEIDEAARRRLVKRLYIPLPEASARKQIVINLMSEEHCCLSEEEVDLVVRQSGGFSGADMTQLCREASLGPIRSLQAADIATVTPDQVRPIAYSDFEDAFRTVRPSVSPEDLELYENWNRTFGCGK, via the coding sequence ATGCAGGTCTCTAGCTCTAGGTCTGTACACTTGAGTGAATGGCAGAAGAATTACTTTGCAATTACGTCTGGCACGTGTACATCAGGAGAGAAGGCAGATGCGTACCGAGCACAGATTCTCCGCATTCAGTATGCATGGGCAAACTCTGAGATCTCCCAGGTCTGTGCTGCCAGACTGTTCAGAATATATGCAGAGAAATATTCTGCAGTTATTGATTCTGATAGTGTTGAAACTGGCTTGAATAACTATGCAGAAAACATTTTAACTCTAGCAAGATCTCGGCAAACTGACAGTGACAAGTGGAAGTCTGGATTGTCAATAAATAATGTGTTCAAAATGAGTAATGTGCAGGAGATGATGCACGCCGGCAGAAAATCCAGAGACTCTCTGTTGGCAGCTGCCGATGAGTCAGTAGTCATCCATAGAGTGGCCGCTGTCTTTGATCTTCCTAAATATAGTATTTGTGGTGGTTCTGGGGAGAGTGACCCATTAACTACCTCAGCCCATGGTGCCGATAGGACCAAAGACTTCCCAGAGGGCAGTCCTTCTTTGAAGTACCCTCAGAATGCCCAGCCACTTCTGGCCACTGACACCACTAAGACGTGTCCTGCAGTCTCAGGACCTTTCGGTGAGTCAGCCACTGCAAAATTCCATGCCACACCATTATTTGGAAAtgtcaaaaaggaaaattataactTTCTGAAAGCCAACATAGGACTAAGTGTGTTCTCATCTAATCAGTCTTGTTTTCCTTCTGGCTTTGAAAATCCACGGGAAATGAAAGCTTTTTATGGTTCTGGCACCATTGATGCACTTTCCACTCCAGTAATGAATAAGGCTTTTAGTAAAACAGAAGATAATGGCCAAAGAGAGGAGAGCAGCCTGCCTACTTTTAAAACTGCAAAAGAACAGCTGTGGGTAGATCAGCAGAAAAAGTACCACCAGCCCCAGCGTGCATCAGGGTCTTCACACGGTGCTGTCAAAAAGTCTCTGGGAGCTAGTAGATCCCGAGGGATATTTGGAAAGTTTGTTCCCCCCGTGCCTAAGCAAGATGCGGGAGGTCAGGGCGGGGGGACACAGTATAAGCCTCATGGCGCAGGAGCTGCAGACCCAGCACATCCCGTGGATGAGCGTCTGAAGAACTTGGAGCCCAAAATGATTGAACTTATTATGCATGAGATTATGGACCAGGGACCACCAGTAAATTGGGAGGATATCGCAGGAGTGGAATTTGCCAAAACCACAATAAAGGAGATAGTCGTGTGGCCCATGTTGCGGCCAGACATCTTCACTGGCTTACGAGGACCCCCTAAAGGAATTCTGCTCTTTGGTCCTCCTGGGACTGGTAAAACTCTGATTGGCAAGTGCATCGCTAGTCAGTCTGGGGCAACATTCTTTAGTATCTCTGCTTCCTCCTTGACTTCTAAGTGGGTGGGCGAGGGAGAGAAAATGGTCCGAGCATTGTTTGCTGTTGCACGATGTCAGCAGCCAGCTGTGATATTTATTGATGAAATTGATTCCCTGTTATCTCAGCGGGGAGATGGTGAGCATGAATCTTCTAGAAGGATAAAAACCGAATTTCTAGTTCAGTTGGATGGAGCAGCCACATCTTCTGAAGATCGTATTCTAGTGGTAGGAGCAACCAATCGGCCACAGGAGATTGACGAGGCTGCCCGGAGAAGGTTGGTGAAAAGGCTGTATATTCCCCTCCCAGAGGCTTCAGCCAGGAAACAGATAGTCATTAATCTGATGTCCGAGGAGCACTGCTGCCTCAGTGAGGAGGAGGTCGACCTGGTGGTGCGGCAGTCTGGTGGGTTCTCGGGGGCTGACATGACGCAGCTGTGCAGGGAGGCGTCTCTGGGTCCTATTCGCAGTTTACAGGCTGCCGACATTGCCACGGTAACGCCGGATCAAGTTCGACCAATAGCTTACAGTGACTTTGAAGATGCGTTCAGAACTGTGCGACCTAGTGTGTCTCCAGAAGATTTAGAACTTTATGAAAACTGGAACAGGACTTTTGGTTGTGGAAAGTAA